The Gemmata palustris genome includes a region encoding these proteins:
- a CDS encoding sulfatase-like hydrolase/transferase: protein MKHTLPTLAALFLFTAPLHAADAPNVVLIFTDDQGYGDLGCFGAKDFATPSIDKIAKQGVKFTDFHVSQPVCSASRASILTGCYANRIGIHGALGPNARHGIHANETTLAEVCKSKGYATGIVGKWHLGHHPQFLPTKNGFDSYFGLPYSNDMWPEHPEAKKGTYPPLPLIENEKIVDPNVTAAIQSQLTQRYTKHALDFIAAHKAEPFFLYVAHSMPHVPLFASEAFRGKSKQGLYGDVIQEIDWSVGQILSALDEHKLADNTLVIFTCDNGPWLSYGNHAGAAGQLREGKGTVWEGGVRVPFVARWPAKILAGSVCREPAMTIDVLPTVAKIIGADLPKTKIDGKDIGALLRGEPNAKSPQEVYFHYYNANELQAVRSGKWKLILPHTYRTMAGQPQGKDGTPGKYKQVKIEVPELYDLDADVGESKNVADANPDVVKRLLAFAESAREDLGDSLTKRVGKNTREPGRVPEEKKPNPQRQPNPPTPFASVLAGPVSGASRGPAAKEGGTEPNTADVKQSVAVLSPSPLRGGVGEGLQAQPTPPSPLPKGKGEPARDVAVLKAAPVFDGSFSPFPSRRGLQGEPGGGSPSQEARGDGGIGSSDKPEFTSELVFPLHKQHNHAPGIVECPNGDLLVSWYRGSGERSADDVAVYGARKKTKATEWGAAFLMVDTPGFPDCNTTMWVDKDDKLWLFWPVIIANSWESCITQYRVSSDFQKDGTPKWTWQDTILLKPKNFEEVMLREFGTWKKQISDATKLPVSLGDDVVKKRVGDKLLSRLGWQPRCKPIQLASGRILLPLYSDTYSAGLMAISDDGGKTWTASQPIAGFGNIQPAVLERKDGTLIAYMRENGVFKKIRVAESKDKGESWGTVTSSELPNPGSGLDAVRLASGNWALIYNDTTRGRSSLAVSLSDDEGKTWKWTRHLEKHDTGSYHYPAIIQAKDGGIHAVYSYFVADGKSMKHARFTEAWVKEGDAK, encoded by the coding sequence ATGAAACACACACTCCCCACACTCGCGGCGTTGTTCCTTTTCACGGCCCCTCTCCACGCGGCGGATGCGCCCAACGTCGTGCTGATCTTCACCGACGATCAGGGCTACGGAGATTTGGGGTGCTTCGGCGCGAAGGATTTTGCGACGCCGAGCATCGACAAGATCGCGAAACAGGGTGTGAAGTTCACCGACTTCCACGTGTCGCAGCCGGTGTGCTCCGCGAGCCGTGCGTCGATCCTGACGGGCTGCTACGCGAACCGCATCGGAATTCACGGCGCGCTCGGGCCGAACGCGCGCCACGGCATTCACGCGAACGAAACGACGCTCGCGGAAGTGTGCAAGAGTAAAGGGTACGCGACCGGAATAGTCGGGAAGTGGCACCTCGGCCACCACCCGCAATTCCTCCCCACCAAAAACGGTTTCGACAGCTACTTCGGGCTGCCGTACTCCAACGACATGTGGCCCGAGCACCCGGAAGCGAAGAAGGGCACTTACCCGCCGCTCCCGCTCATTGAGAACGAGAAAATCGTCGACCCGAACGTGACCGCGGCAATCCAATCGCAGCTCACCCAGCGCTACACCAAGCACGCGCTGGACTTCATCGCCGCACACAAGGCAGAGCCGTTTTTCTTGTACGTCGCGCACTCGATGCCGCACGTCCCGCTGTTCGCGAGTGAAGCGTTTCGGGGTAAGTCGAAACAGGGGCTGTACGGCGACGTGATTCAGGAGATCGACTGGTCGGTGGGCCAGATTCTCAGCGCGCTCGACGAGCACAAGCTCGCGGACAACACGCTCGTGATCTTCACATGCGACAACGGCCCCTGGCTCAGTTACGGCAACCACGCCGGCGCTGCGGGGCAACTACGCGAGGGCAAGGGGACCGTCTGGGAGGGCGGGGTGCGGGTGCCGTTCGTCGCGCGCTGGCCGGCAAAGATCCTCGCCGGCTCCGTGTGCCGCGAACCGGCCATGACGATCGACGTGCTCCCCACCGTTGCCAAGATCATCGGCGCCGATCTTCCCAAAACCAAGATCGACGGCAAGGACATCGGCGCGCTCCTTCGTGGCGAGCCGAACGCGAAGTCTCCGCAAGAAGTCTACTTTCACTACTACAACGCGAACGAGCTCCAGGCCGTCCGCAGCGGCAAATGGAAGCTGATCCTCCCACACACGTACCGCACGATGGCCGGCCAACCGCAGGGCAAAGACGGGACACCGGGCAAGTACAAGCAAGTGAAGATCGAGGTGCCCGAGCTATACGACCTCGACGCGGACGTGGGTGAATCGAAGAACGTCGCGGACGCGAACCCGGACGTCGTGAAGCGCCTACTGGCGTTCGCTGAATCCGCACGCGAGGACTTGGGCGATTCGCTCACCAAGCGCGTTGGGAAAAACACTCGCGAACCCGGGCGGGTGCCGGAGGAGAAGAAGCCGAACCCTCAAAGGCAACCTAACCCCCCAACCCCCTTCGCCTCTGTTCTCGCCGGTCCTGTCAGCGGAGCTTCTCGCGGACCGGCGGCGAAGGAAGGGGGAACAGAACCAAATACAGCAGACGTGAAGCAATCTGTGGCGGTTTTAAGCCCCTCTCCGCTTAGAGGAGGGGTTGGGGAGGGGTTACAGGCACAACCTACCCCCCCATCCCCCCTCCCTAAAGGGAAGGGGGAGCCGGCGCGCGACGTCGCTGTGCTTAAGGCTGCACCTGTGTTCGATGGTTCTTTCTCCCCCTTCCCTAGCAGGAGGGGGTTGCAGGGGGAACCCGGAGGGGGTTCCCCCTCACAAGAGGCGAGGGGGGACGGGGGGATAGGTTCTTCAGACAAGCCCGAATTCACGTCCGAACTCGTGTTCCCGTTGCACAAGCAACACAACCACGCACCGGGGATCGTTGAGTGCCCTAACGGGGATTTGCTCGTGTCGTGGTACCGCGGGAGCGGCGAGCGCTCCGCCGACGACGTTGCCGTGTACGGTGCTCGGAAGAAAACGAAGGCGACCGAGTGGGGCGCCGCGTTCCTGATGGTCGACACGCCCGGGTTCCCGGACTGCAACACGACCATGTGGGTCGACAAGGACGACAAGCTCTGGTTGTTCTGGCCAGTGATTATTGCAAACTCGTGGGAGTCGTGCATCACGCAGTACCGCGTGTCGTCGGACTTCCAAAAGGACGGTACGCCGAAGTGGACGTGGCAGGACACGATCCTGCTCAAGCCGAAGAACTTCGAGGAGGTGATGCTCCGCGAGTTCGGCACCTGGAAGAAGCAGATCAGCGACGCGACCAAGCTCCCGGTTTCGCTCGGCGACGACGTCGTGAAGAAGCGCGTCGGCGACAAGTTACTCTCGCGCCTGGGCTGGCAACCGCGCTGCAAGCCGATCCAACTCGCCTCCGGGCGCATCCTGCTCCCGCTGTACTCGGACACGTACTCCGCGGGCCTCATGGCGATCAGCGACGACGGCGGGAAGACGTGGACCGCGTCGCAACCGATCGCGGGGTTCGGCAACATTCAACCCGCAGTTCTGGAGCGCAAGGACGGCACGCTGATCGCGTACATGCGCGAGAACGGCGTGTTCAAGAAGATCCGCGTCGCGGAGTCGAAGGATAAGGGCGAATCGTGGGGCACGGTCACTTCGAGCGAGTTGCCTAACCCGGGCAGCGGACTGGACGCCGTGCGCCTCGCGAGCGGCAACTGGGCTCTCATTTACAACGACACCACGCGGGGTCGCAGCAGCCTCGCAGTGTCGCTCTCGGACGACGAGGGCAAAACCTGGAAGTGGACGCGGCACCTGGAAAAGCACGACACCGGGTCGTACCACTACCCGGCCATCATTCAGGCCAAGGACGGCGGTATCCACGCGGTGTACAGCTACTTCGTGGCCGACGGCAAGAGCATGAAACACGCCCGCTTTACTGAAGCCTGGGTGAAGGAAGGCGACGCCAAATGA
- a CDS encoding PQQ-binding-like beta-propeller repeat protein, with translation MFRFTLLAAVAGALASTATARADDWPQWMGPNRDDVWAETGIVKSFPESGLKPLWSVPISAGYAGPAVANGRVYVPSRELAKGAKNPDDPFDTKQEVKSIERVQCFDAKTGKEIWKHEYDCPYQISYPAGPRCTPTVDEGKVYTLGAMGHLFCLNAADGKVIWSKNFIKDYKAKAPTWGFCGHPLVYKNLLICLVGGEKATAVAFDKDTGAEKWTSLEAREPGYCPPTLIKAGGVDQVVIWHAAALNGLDPLTGKVYWTTELEPMYGMSIMGPRQHGDRLFAGGIGVSAVLKLDKDKPGVTVLWKEAADKGGGKLPKERGLYPVNMTPFVDAGTIYGADQPGMFRAVELETGKKLWFTYKPVIGKEEAEDFKGAGSGTAFVVKNGERYFLFAETGDLIIAKLTPKGYEELSRTKLLEPTGAAFGRKVLWTHPAFANKCVFVRNDKELACFSLAEK, from the coding sequence ATGTTCCGCTTCACACTTCTCGCCGCTGTCGCCGGCGCTCTTGCGTCAACCGCCACCGCGCGAGCCGATGACTGGCCACAGTGGATGGGACCGAATCGCGACGACGTATGGGCCGAAACCGGTATCGTGAAATCGTTCCCGGAGAGCGGACTCAAACCGCTCTGGAGTGTCCCCATCAGCGCCGGGTACGCGGGGCCGGCGGTGGCCAACGGGCGCGTGTACGTTCCCAGCCGCGAGCTGGCGAAGGGCGCGAAGAACCCGGACGACCCGTTCGACACGAAACAAGAAGTGAAGAGCATCGAGCGCGTGCAGTGCTTCGATGCGAAGACCGGCAAAGAGATCTGGAAGCACGAGTACGACTGCCCGTACCAGATCAGCTACCCGGCCGGTCCGCGCTGCACCCCTACCGTCGACGAGGGGAAGGTCTACACGCTCGGTGCGATGGGGCACCTGTTCTGCCTCAATGCCGCGGACGGTAAGGTGATCTGGTCGAAGAACTTTATCAAGGACTACAAGGCGAAGGCGCCGACGTGGGGCTTCTGCGGGCACCCGCTCGTCTACAAGAACCTGCTCATCTGTTTGGTGGGCGGCGAAAAGGCGACCGCAGTCGCGTTCGACAAGGACACGGGCGCTGAGAAGTGGACGTCGCTCGAGGCCCGCGAACCGGGCTACTGTCCGCCCACGCTCATCAAAGCGGGTGGGGTCGATCAGGTCGTGATCTGGCACGCCGCCGCTCTCAACGGCCTCGATCCGCTCACCGGCAAAGTGTACTGGACCACCGAACTGGAGCCGATGTACGGCATGTCCATCATGGGTCCGCGGCAACACGGTGATCGGTTGTTCGCGGGCGGCATCGGCGTGAGCGCGGTGCTGAAACTGGACAAAGACAAGCCGGGCGTAACGGTGCTGTGGAAGGAAGCGGCCGACAAGGGCGGCGGGAAGCTGCCGAAGGAGCGCGGGCTGTACCCGGTGAACATGACCCCGTTCGTGGACGCGGGCACGATCTACGGCGCCGATCAACCCGGGATGTTCCGTGCGGTCGAACTGGAGACCGGCAAGAAGCTGTGGTTCACGTACAAGCCGGTGATCGGCAAAGAGGAAGCGGAAGACTTCAAGGGGGCCGGTTCGGGCACCGCGTTCGTGGTGAAGAACGGGGAGCGCTACTTCCTATTCGCCGAAACGGGCGATCTTATCATCGCGAAACTCACCCCGAAGGGTTACGAGGAGCTGAGCCGGACCAAGCTACTCGAACCGACCGGGGCCGCGTTCGGCCGCAAGGTACTGTGGACACACCCCGCGTTCGCGAACAAGTGCGTGTTCGTCCGCAACGACAAGGAGCTCGCGTGCTTCTCGCTCGCGGAGAAGTAA
- a CDS encoding outer membrane protein assembly factor BamB family protein, with product MTKLIASLTLSLALAPLLTAADWAQFRGPAGAGVADDQKPPVKFGLKENLAWKVAVPPGASSPIVIGDKIVLTAFEDNKLFTICYSRTDGKELWRKEAKAKKIEPFHPTEGSPAASTPASDGKTVVSYFGSCGLVCYDLDGNEQWKFELPTAVTNNEFGTGTSPVIADGLVLLARDLSKDSAVYAIDLATGSQAWKTERKQKTAFSSPVVWDDGGKKVLIVPGMASLTGYDLQSGKELWAVNKMAAVACTTPVVFKDTLVYSGWSPGGSDFKLPTFDEILKQAGEDKLGHLTKAGAAKTPFGNFFDNNDPNKDGKITREEWAENMKVLAGGENRAVALKPGGKGEIAWSYTKNLPYVPSPVVYRERMYLLKDGPLMTCLDAKTGKPVYEAERVKAGARYYASPVAANGHIYIASLEGTVAVIVAGEDAPDVAYSVKLPEPVRATPAIAHNTLYIRSDKFLYAFTEKK from the coding sequence ATGACCAAATTGATTGCTAGTTTAACACTCTCGCTCGCCCTCGCGCCCTTACTCACTGCCGCGGACTGGGCACAGTTCCGCGGGCCGGCAGGGGCGGGTGTGGCGGACGACCAAAAGCCGCCGGTAAAGTTCGGATTGAAAGAGAATCTCGCGTGGAAGGTCGCGGTTCCACCGGGCGCGTCGTCACCGATCGTGATCGGCGACAAGATCGTGCTGACCGCGTTCGAGGACAACAAACTCTTCACCATCTGCTATTCCCGCACCGACGGTAAGGAATTGTGGCGCAAGGAGGCGAAGGCCAAGAAGATCGAACCGTTCCACCCGACCGAGGGCAGCCCGGCCGCGTCCACTCCCGCGAGCGACGGGAAGACGGTCGTGAGCTACTTCGGCTCGTGCGGCCTGGTGTGCTACGACCTCGACGGGAACGAGCAGTGGAAGTTCGAGCTGCCGACGGCGGTGACGAACAACGAGTTCGGTACCGGTACGTCGCCGGTCATTGCGGACGGGCTCGTGTTGCTCGCGCGCGACCTGTCGAAAGATTCGGCCGTGTACGCGATCGATCTCGCGACCGGCTCGCAGGCGTGGAAGACCGAGCGCAAGCAGAAGACCGCGTTCAGCTCACCGGTAGTGTGGGACGACGGCGGTAAGAAGGTGCTGATTGTCCCCGGCATGGCGTCACTCACCGGGTACGATCTACAATCGGGTAAGGAGCTGTGGGCCGTCAACAAGATGGCGGCGGTCGCCTGCACCACACCGGTGGTGTTCAAAGACACGCTGGTGTACTCGGGGTGGTCGCCCGGCGGCTCGGACTTCAAACTCCCCACGTTCGACGAGATCCTGAAGCAGGCCGGGGAAGACAAACTCGGCCACCTCACAAAGGCCGGAGCCGCGAAGACGCCGTTCGGGAACTTCTTCGACAACAACGACCCGAACAAGGACGGAAAGATCACCCGCGAGGAGTGGGCTGAAAACATGAAAGTGCTCGCGGGTGGTGAGAACCGTGCGGTTGCTCTGAAACCGGGCGGGAAGGGCGAGATCGCGTGGTCGTACACCAAGAACCTGCCCTACGTGCCCAGTCCCGTCGTGTACCGCGAACGGATGTACCTGCTCAAGGACGGTCCGCTGATGACGTGCCTCGACGCGAAGACTGGTAAGCCCGTGTACGAGGCCGAGCGCGTAAAGGCCGGCGCCCGGTACTATGCGTCGCCGGTCGCGGCGAACGGGCACATCTACATCGCATCCCTGGAGGGCACTGTGGCCGTGATCGTTGCGGGCGAGGACGCGCCGGACGTGGCGTACTCCGTGAAGCTGCCGGAGCCGGTTCGCGCGACGCCGGCCATCGCCCACAACACGCTTTACATTCGTAGCGACAAGTTCCTCTACGCCTTTACCGAGAAGAAGTAA
- a CDS encoding glycoside hydrolase family 32 protein — MTRLATLLLLLATPPLVAADRADILVADFEGETYANGWKTTGTAFGKGPARGTLPNQMNVTGFLGKGLVNSFAGGDDSTGTLTSPEITIDRKYINFLIGGGKHPGKTCINLLVDGKAVRTATGPNGQAGGSEHLDWHTWDVSDLAGKKAVIEIVDEQKGGWGHINIDHIVQSDAKKQAELKSQVLEIGESYLHFPVKTGAPMRRVKFLVGQDVVREFDIELAAHGQASFWAASDVTTFKGKKLTVEVMLPADAKLADLIVASDKWPAADKVYQEKHRPLFHFTSRVGWLNDPNGLVFADGEWHLFYQHNPFGREWGNMHWGHATSKDLVRWKEEGIALYPKKYDDFAFSGSAVLDKNNTSGWGTKEKPPLVLAYTSTGRGECIAYSTDRGRTWKEHDKNPVVKHAGRDPKLIWLEKAKHWVMAVYDETDKKQWIAFYTSPDLKAWTFTSRIEGFFECPDLFELPVEGQEPGGAMNPWVLYAADGKYLLGDFDGKEFKPHFKEKKQLWYGRFYAAQTFDNGPATGGRPPRRVQIGWAQGVTFPGTAFNQQMTVPVELQLISTRNGPSLRARPVRELESLRDTDKPIAPIKDATRNGATTLAEDLDAFELLLTSISSHGYTLDIRGTKLVYDADKGTLTCNGVTAPVSPRAGSLFLRVFVDRGSIEVFTNGGATAMSIAAIPDEKNTKLQFIPVKDGTIIRSAQVYRMKSAWGK; from the coding sequence ATGACACGCCTTGCGACTCTCCTGTTACTCCTCGCAACGCCTCCCCTTGTGGCCGCCGACCGCGCCGATATCCTCGTTGCGGACTTCGAGGGCGAGACTTACGCCAATGGCTGGAAGACCACGGGCACCGCGTTCGGCAAGGGACCGGCGCGCGGAACGCTCCCGAACCAGATGAACGTAACCGGCTTTCTCGGGAAGGGGTTGGTGAACAGCTTCGCGGGCGGGGACGACAGCACCGGCACACTCACGTCACCGGAAATCACCATCGACCGCAAGTACATCAACTTCCTCATTGGGGGTGGGAAGCATCCGGGGAAGACGTGCATCAACTTGCTCGTTGATGGCAAGGCGGTTCGCACTGCGACCGGACCGAACGGCCAAGCCGGTGGGTCCGAACACCTCGACTGGCACACGTGGGACGTGAGCGACCTCGCGGGCAAGAAGGCGGTTATCGAGATCGTGGACGAGCAGAAGGGCGGGTGGGGGCACATCAACATCGACCACATCGTTCAGAGCGACGCGAAGAAGCAGGCCGAACTGAAGTCGCAAGTGCTCGAAATTGGGGAATCGTATCTGCACTTCCCGGTGAAGACCGGCGCCCCGATGCGCCGCGTGAAGTTCCTCGTCGGTCAGGACGTGGTGCGCGAGTTTGACATCGAGCTGGCCGCGCACGGTCAGGCGAGCTTCTGGGCGGCTTCCGACGTGACCACGTTTAAGGGAAAGAAGCTGACCGTCGAAGTTATGCTTCCGGCCGACGCGAAGCTCGCGGACCTCATCGTGGCGTCCGACAAGTGGCCAGCGGCGGACAAAGTGTACCAGGAGAAGCACCGGCCACTGTTCCACTTCACCAGTCGCGTCGGGTGGCTGAACGACCCCAATGGCTTGGTGTTCGCGGACGGGGAATGGCACCTGTTCTACCAGCACAACCCGTTCGGGCGCGAATGGGGCAACATGCACTGGGGCCATGCGACCAGCAAAGACCTCGTCCGCTGGAAGGAAGAGGGGATCGCGCTCTACCCGAAGAAGTACGACGATTTCGCGTTCTCCGGGTCGGCCGTGCTCGACAAGAACAATACCTCTGGTTGGGGCACAAAAGAGAAACCGCCGCTCGTGTTGGCGTACACGAGTACCGGGCGCGGCGAGTGCATCGCGTACAGCACGGACCGGGGGCGCACCTGGAAGGAGCACGACAAGAACCCCGTGGTGAAGCACGCCGGGCGCGACCCGAAGCTGATCTGGCTCGAAAAGGCGAAGCACTGGGTGATGGCGGTTTACGACGAGACCGACAAGAAACAGTGGATCGCGTTCTACACGTCACCGGACCTGAAAGCGTGGACGTTTACGAGCCGCATTGAGGGCTTCTTCGAGTGCCCGGACCTGTTCGAGCTGCCGGTTGAGGGGCAGGAGCCCGGCGGGGCGATGAACCCTTGGGTACTGTATGCGGCCGACGGCAAATACCTGCTCGGCGATTTCGACGGCAAGGAGTTCAAGCCCCACTTCAAGGAGAAGAAGCAGCTCTGGTACGGCCGATTCTATGCGGCGCAAACGTTCGATAACGGTCCGGCAACGGGCGGGCGCCCACCGCGGCGGGTGCAAATCGGGTGGGCACAGGGCGTCACGTTCCCCGGAACGGCGTTCAATCAACAGATGACGGTGCCGGTCGAACTCCAGTTAATCTCCACCCGGAACGGGCCGTCCCTGCGGGCGCGACCGGTGCGGGAACTGGAATCGCTGCGGGACACGGACAAGCCGATCGCACCGATAAAAGACGCGACCAGGAACGGGGCAACGACCCTGGCCGAAGATCTGGACGCATTCGAGCTGCTCCTGACGAGCATTTCCAGCCACGGGTATACCCTCGACATCCGCGGGACGAAGCTCGTCTACGACGCGGACAAGGGGACACTGACCTGTAACGGCGTGACCGCGCCCGTCAGTCCCCGGGCCGGCTCCCTCTTTCTCAGAGTGTTCGTGGACCGCGGCTCGATCGAGGTGTTCACCAACGGCGGTGCAACCGCAATGTCGATCGCCGCGATTCCCGATGAGAAGAACACAAAGTTGCAATTCATTCCGGTGAAGGACGGTACGATCATCCGCTCGGCCCAGGTGTACCGCATGAAGTCCGCGTGGGGGAAGTAA
- a CDS encoding NAD(P)H-dependent oxidoreductase, producing MPVPPETVLTQLGWRYATKKFDPTKKIAPELWAQLEQAPVLAPSSYGLQPWKFVVVTDPGVRAQLHAVSYNQAQILDASHLVVFAAKNPPTAADIEAYVARTAHVRGVTVESLDAFKQMMLGSLSRMDAGQAHRWAARQAYIALGVFISAAALVGVDACPMEGFQGDKYDEILGLKEKGLASVVIATAGYRSPEDKHASNAKVRFSVDDAIIRI from the coding sequence ATGCCCGTTCCGCCCGAAACCGTCTTGACGCAACTCGGCTGGCGCTACGCCACCAAGAAGTTCGACCCCACGAAGAAGATCGCCCCCGAGTTGTGGGCGCAGCTCGAACAGGCGCCCGTGCTGGCGCCGTCGTCCTACGGGCTGCAACCGTGGAAGTTCGTTGTGGTCACGGACCCGGGCGTGCGGGCGCAACTGCACGCGGTGTCGTACAACCAGGCGCAAATCCTGGACGCCTCGCACCTCGTGGTGTTCGCCGCGAAGAACCCGCCCACCGCGGCAGACATTGAGGCTTACGTTGCCCGAACCGCGCACGTGCGCGGAGTCACGGTCGAAAGTCTCGATGCGTTCAAGCAGATGATGCTCGGTTCGCTCTCGCGGATGGATGCGGGGCAAGCGCACCGCTGGGCCGCGCGCCAGGCGTACATCGCCCTGGGTGTGTTCATCTCCGCGGCAGCGCTGGTCGGTGTAGATGCGTGCCCAATGGAGGGGTTCCAGGGCGACAAGTACGACGAGATTCTCGGGCTGAAGGAGAAGGGGCTGGCGTCGGTGGTGATCGCGACCGCGGGCTACCGGTCGCCGGAAGACAAACACGCGAGCAACGCCAAGGTGCGGTTCTCGGTGGACGACGCGATCATTCGCATCTGA
- a CDS encoding glycerophosphodiester phosphodiesterase encodes MTVPLSRRSFLASSAALAVGALPVRAEQLKRFPFFEPVDPPRPVQVIAHRGVAALVPENTQFALEACASDYIEWAEIDVRLTKDGKHVICHDERLDRTTTGRGPVANLSLEEIQKLDAGSWIAPRFKDARVLSLAEALGIAKGKVNLYLDCKKIDPELLVKEIRAAKMEKQVVVYDTPATIAAVRKASNATVPTMTKYRPKDDFDTFVKDIAPTAVEIDADEVTAELCKKFHAAGIIVQAKVLGSEWDNRETWINMIATGADWLQTDNPAGVLTAAARKRITKWPVMVACHRGANRYAPENTLPAIKTAVALGADFVEIDIRTTKDGKFVLVHDSTVNRTTNGTGKVSDLTLEEVQKLDAGEWFGKPFAGTRVPTLAEGLAALGNKTGVYLDAKDISPEALLAAIKEYDLFERHVVYQSVAYCARLMKLDARVRAIPPLKAVADLEHVAEIKPYGVDANWRILSKEMIAACHEKGIKVFSDALGLNESVKQYRTAMSWGIDTIQTDHPLRVLRAVELASA; translated from the coding sequence ATGACGGTTCCCCTCTCGCGCCGATCGTTCCTCGCGTCGTCGGCCGCACTCGCGGTCGGCGCGCTCCCTGTTCGTGCGGAACAACTAAAGCGGTTCCCGTTCTTCGAGCCGGTGGACCCGCCGCGCCCAGTGCAGGTGATAGCGCACCGCGGGGTTGCGGCTCTCGTACCGGAAAACACTCAGTTCGCGCTCGAAGCGTGCGCGTCCGATTACATCGAGTGGGCTGAGATCGATGTGCGGCTCACGAAAGACGGGAAACACGTCATTTGCCACGACGAGCGCCTGGACCGCACCACAACCGGGCGCGGCCCCGTCGCGAACCTTTCGCTGGAGGAAATTCAGAAACTCGACGCCGGGTCGTGGATCGCACCGCGCTTCAAAGACGCGCGCGTGCTCTCGCTCGCAGAAGCTCTCGGCATCGCGAAGGGGAAGGTGAACCTCTATCTGGACTGCAAGAAGATCGATCCCGAACTGCTGGTGAAGGAGATCCGCGCGGCGAAAATGGAAAAACAGGTCGTCGTCTACGACACCCCCGCGACGATTGCCGCGGTCCGCAAGGCGAGCAACGCCACCGTCCCCACGATGACCAAGTACCGCCCGAAGGACGACTTCGATACGTTCGTGAAAGACATCGCCCCGACCGCGGTCGAGATCGACGCCGACGAAGTGACTGCGGAGCTGTGCAAGAAGTTCCACGCGGCCGGAATTATCGTTCAGGCCAAGGTGCTTGGCTCGGAATGGGACAATCGCGAGACGTGGATCAACATGATCGCGACGGGCGCGGACTGGCTCCAGACCGATAACCCGGCCGGCGTGCTCACCGCGGCAGCCCGGAAGCGAATCACGAAGTGGCCGGTGATGGTCGCGTGTCACCGCGGAGCGAACCGGTATGCACCCGAAAATACGCTCCCCGCTATCAAGACTGCCGTTGCGCTCGGTGCGGATTTCGTGGAGATCGACATCCGCACGACGAAGGACGGCAAGTTCGTACTGGTGCATGATTCGACCGTGAACCGCACGACGAACGGCACGGGAAAGGTCAGCGATCTCACGCTGGAAGAAGTTCAGAAGCTCGACGCCGGAGAATGGTTCGGCAAACCGTTCGCAGGCACGCGCGTACCGACTCTGGCCGAAGGACTCGCGGCCCTCGGCAACAAAACGGGTGTCTATCTCGACGCCAAGGACATCAGCCCGGAAGCGTTACTCGCCGCGATCAAGGAGTACGATCTGTTCGAGCGCCACGTCGTTTATCAATCGGTCGCGTACTGCGCGAGGTTGATGAAGCTCGACGCCCGCGTGCGCGCGATTCCGCCCCTAAAGGCAGTTGCGGATTTGGAACACGTCGCGGAAATCAAGCCCTACGGCGTGGACGCGAACTGGCGGATTCTCTCAAAGGAAATGATCGCCGCGTGCCACGAGAAGGGCATCAAGGTGTTCTCTGATGCACTCGGGCTCAACGAATCGGTGAAGCAGTACCGCACGGCCATGAGTTGGGGCATCGACACTATTCAAACCGACCACCCGCTGCGCGTTCTGCGGGCGGTCGAGCTCGCGAGCGCGTAG